CACTGAATCGAACCGCAGGAAGTCTTTCTGGAGGAGAATCTCAGCGTATTCGTTTAGCCACTCAGATTGGAGCGAATCTTTCAGGAGTGCTATATGTGTTGGATGAACCTTCCATTGGTCTACATCAACGAGATAATGATCGTTTATTATCTTCTTTACGCGCGATGCAACAATTAGGAAATACATTAATTGTTGTAGAACATGATGAAGATACCATTCGAGCAGCAGATTACATTGTAGAAATTGGACCAAAAGCAGGAAAAAATGGAGGAGAAATTATTGTGACTGGTTCAGTTGAAGATTTAATCAAAGAACCTCATTCGATTACGGGACAATATTTATCACAAAAGAAACAAATTTTACCACGAGAAGAAACACGACCATTAGATCAAGGTGAAATTATTGTCCGTGGAGCAAAAGAAAATAACCTACAAAATATTGAAGTTCATTTTCCATTGCATACCTTTACGGCTGTGACTGGTGTTTCAGGTTCTGGAAAGAGTACATTAGTGAATCAAATTTTAAAACGTGGTTTATGGCAAAAAATGGGAATCAAAACTGAAAAGCCAGGACGTCATGAAGAAATCCTTGGGGTAGAACAAATTGAAAAAATTATTGATATTGACCAAAGCCCTATTGGTAGAACTCCACGCAGTAATCCAGCTACTTATACTTCAGTTTTTGATGATATTCGAGAGTTATTTGCTCAAACGAAAGAAGCAAAAGCTCGTGGCTATCAAAAAGGGCGCTTTAGCTTTAATGTCAAAGGAGGACGTTGTGAGTATTGTAAAGGGGATGGCATTTTAAAAATTGAAATGCACTTTTTACCTGATGTCTATGTTCCTTGTGAAGTATGTAAAGGAACTCGCTATAATTCTGAAACACTAGAAGTCAAATATCGTGGAAAAACCATTGCAGAAGTATTAGATATGACGGTAGCAGAAGCCGTAGAATTTTTTGCCGCAATTCCAAAAATTGAACGAAAATTACAGACGTTAATGGATGTAGGGTTAGATTATATTACATTGGGACAGCCTGCAACAACACTTTCTGGTGGAGAAGCGCAACGTATTAAATTGGCTAGTGAATTACAAAAGAAAAATACCGGAAATTACCTTTACATTTTAGATGAACCTACTACCGGGTTACATCCAGATGATGTCAAACGATTACTAGACATTTTACAAAGACTTGTAGATAATGGAAATACCGTGTTAGTGATTGAACATAACTTAGATGTAATTCAATGTGCGGATTATATTATTGATCTAGGACCAGAAGGTGGCGTAAAAGGTGGGCAAGTCATTGCGACAGGAACGCCAAAAGAAGTAGCTCAATGTAAGGAGAGTTACACGGGTCAATATTTAAAGAAATTATGGAAGGAACGAAACAATGGAAGATAAATTAAAATTAGTGATTATCACAGGAATGAGTGGAGCAGGTAAAACTGTAGCAATGCAATGTTTTGAGGATATGGGCTATTTTTGCATTGATAATATGCCTCCTGGCTTATTTACCAAGTTTTTAGAAGTGGTTCGTGAAAATGGTGCCATTAAAAAAATTGCGATGGTGGTAGATTTACGTTCACGTAGCTTCTTTAAAGAAAGTGAAGAAATGCTAGAAAAAGCACAAAATATGGATAGTCTAGACTTTAGTATTCTTTTTTTAGATGCCAGTGAAGAAGAATTAGTTTCTCGTTATAAAGAAACAAGACGTAACCATCCATTAGCTCAAGATGGACGTATTTTAGAGGGAATTCAAAAAGAAAAAGAAATGCTTTATCGCTTACATGAAGAAGCGCAAGTTGTAATTGATACTTCTCATCTTAGTGCTCGAGAATTAAAAGAAAAGATTTTAGAAATTTATCAAAATGCGACCGATAATCCTTTCCATCTACAATTGATGAGTTTTGGATTTAAACATGGGATCCCCATTGATGCCGATGTAGTCATGGACGTTCGTTTTTTACCAAATCCATATTATATTGATCGTTTACGTGATAAAACTGGGGAAGATGCAGAGGTATATGACTACGTGATGAGTTTCCCAGAAACTGAAGAATTTTATGAGAAATTGAAATCTTTATTAGATACAGCCATTCCTGGATATCAAGAGGAAGGGAAGAAAAGTGTTACGATTGCGATTGGCTGTACAGGAGGACATCATCGATCTGTAGCTATTACTGAACGCCTAAGTCATGACTTTAAAGAAGAAGGGTATATTGTCAATACTAGTCATCGAGATAAATTAATTGATTAAGGGATAAAGAGGATGGAAGAAACGAAAAAGAAAATTGTCGTCATTGGTGGCGGAACAGGCTTACCTGTGAT
The nucleotide sequence above comes from Catellicoccus marimammalium M35/04/3. Encoded proteins:
- the rapZ gene encoding RNase adapter RapZ produces the protein MEDKLKLVIITGMSGAGKTVAMQCFEDMGYFCIDNMPPGLFTKFLEVVRENGAIKKIAMVVDLRSRSFFKESEEMLEKAQNMDSLDFSILFLDASEEELVSRYKETRRNHPLAQDGRILEGIQKEKEMLYRLHEEAQVVIDTSHLSARELKEKILEIYQNATDNPFHLQLMSFGFKHGIPIDADVVMDVRFLPNPYYIDRLRDKTGEDAEVYDYVMSFPETEEFYEKLKSLLDTAIPGYQEEGKKSVTIAIGCTGGHHRSVAITERLSHDFKEEGYIVNTSHRDKLID